Proteins from a single region of Orcinus orca chromosome 20, mOrcOrc1.1, whole genome shotgun sequence:
- the IZUMO1 gene encoding izumo sperm-egg fusion protein 1 isoform X10, translated as MGPWRLPLLVAALAGCLLPARGCVMCDPNVVEALNSLETDYLPGHLEAKHHKNVMKRVKQAVEAFKDLPIDEDSYMGVVDEATLEKAAWSLLKDLKRITDSDVKGELFVKELLWTLHLAKANFASYAAQFQKAGLMLQPLIWCSTCQKQVHSCRKSSNCGERKVKVHQMEDMILDCELNWHKLSQGLTDYSFYRVWGNNSETLMSKGKEPTLTKTMVRPKDAGTYRCELGSVQSSPATIIYFHVTVLPKRIVEEIPSPNTETEDEVAPGEVTLDRPRTATTLQSQSPKPEKVLRSRLVGLLIWGFVVLIASVATV; from the exons ATGGGGCCGTGGCGGCTCCCCCTCCTGGTGGCGGCTCTGGCCGGCTGCCTGCTTCCTGCCCGGGGCTGTGTCATGTGTGATCCAAACGTCGTGGAGGCGCTAAACTCCTTGGAGACGGATTACCTGCCTGGCCACCTGGAGGCCAAGCATCACAAAAACGTGATGAAAAGGGTAAAGCAGGCAGTGGAAGCTTTCAAGGACCTGCCGATTGACGAGGATTCCTATATGGGGGTCGTCG ATGAGGCCACACTGGAGAAGGCAGCTTGGAGTTTGCTGAAGGATCTGAAACGCATCACGGACAGTGATGTAAAAG GCGAGCTCTTCGTGAAGGAGCTGTTATGGACGTTGCACCTGGCAAAGGCTAACTTTGCCAGCTACGCTGCTCAGTTTCAAAAAGCGG GTTTGATGTTGCAGCCTCTGATCTGGTGCAGTACCTGCCAGAAGCAGGTTCACTCTTGTCGAAAGTCCTCGAATTGCGGAG AGCGCAAAGTCAAGGTCCATCAGATGGAAGATATGATCCTGGACTGTGAGCTCAACTGGCATAAACTCTCTCAAGGCCTGACCGATTACAGCTTTTACAGG GTTTGGGGGAACAATTCTGAGACCTTGATGTCCAAGGGGAAGGAGCCCACGCTGACCAAGACCATGGTGCGTCCAAAGGATGCAGGCACCTATCGCTGCGAGCTGGGCTCCGTGCAATCCAGTCCAGCCACGATCATCTATTTTCATGTCACAG TATTGCCCAAAAGAATCGTGGAGGAGATACCGTCACCAAACACTGAAACCGAGGATGAGGTGGCCCCAGGTGAGGTGACTTTGGATCGCCCCCGGACGGCCACAACCCTCCAGTCACAGTCTCCGAAGCCAGAGAAAGTACTGAGGAGCCGCCTGGTCGGGCTGCTGATCTGGGGCTTTGTCGTGCTGATAGCCAGTGTTGCCACCGTGTGA
- the IZUMO1 gene encoding izumo sperm-egg fusion protein 1 isoform X9: protein MGPWRLPLLVAALAGCLLPARGCVMCDPNVVEALNSLETDYLPGHLEAKHHKNVMKRVKQAVEAFKDLPIDEDSYMGVVDEATLEKAAWSLLKDLKRITDSDVKGELFVKELLWTLHLAKANFASYAAQFQKAAFCPNKCGLMLQPLIWCSTCQKQVHSCRKSSNCGERKVKVHQMEDMILDCELNWHKLSQGLTDYSFYRVWGNNSETLMSKGKEPTLTKTMVRPKDAGTYRCELGSVQSSPATIIYFHVTVLPKRIVEEIPSPNTETEDEVAPGEVTLDRPRTATTLQSQSPKPEKVLRSRLVGLLIWGFVVLIASVATV from the exons ATGGGGCCGTGGCGGCTCCCCCTCCTGGTGGCGGCTCTGGCCGGCTGCCTGCTTCCTGCCCGGGGCTGTGTCATGTGTGATCCAAACGTCGTGGAGGCGCTAAACTCCTTGGAGACGGATTACCTGCCTGGCCACCTGGAGGCCAAGCATCACAAAAACGTGATGAAAAGGGTAAAGCAGGCAGTGGAAGCTTTCAAGGACCTGCCGATTGACGAGGATTCCTATATGGGGGTCGTCG ATGAGGCCACACTGGAGAAGGCAGCTTGGAGTTTGCTGAAGGATCTGAAACGCATCACGGACAGTGATGTAAAAG GCGAGCTCTTCGTGAAGGAGCTGTTATGGACGTTGCACCTGGCAAAGGCTAACTTTGCCAGCTACGCTGCTCAGTTTCAAAAAGCGG CGTTTTGTCCCAACAAATGTG GTTTGATGTTGCAGCCTCTGATCTGGTGCAGTACCTGCCAGAAGCAGGTTCACTCTTGTCGAAAGTCCTCGAATTGCGGAG AGCGCAAAGTCAAGGTCCATCAGATGGAAGATATGATCCTGGACTGTGAGCTCAACTGGCATAAACTCTCTCAAGGCCTGACCGATTACAGCTTTTACAGG GTTTGGGGGAACAATTCTGAGACCTTGATGTCCAAGGGGAAGGAGCCCACGCTGACCAAGACCATGGTGCGTCCAAAGGATGCAGGCACCTATCGCTGCGAGCTGGGCTCCGTGCAATCCAGTCCAGCCACGATCATCTATTTTCATGTCACAG TATTGCCCAAAAGAATCGTGGAGGAGATACCGTCACCAAACACTGAAACCGAGGATGAGGTGGCCCCAGGTGAGGTGACTTTGGATCGCCCCCGGACGGCCACAACCCTCCAGTCACAGTCTCCGAAGCCAGAGAAAGTACTGAGGAGCCGCCTGGTCGGGCTGCTGATCTGGGGCTTTGTCGTGCTGATAGCCAGTGTTGCCACCGTGTGA
- the IZUMO1 gene encoding izumo sperm-egg fusion protein 1 isoform X4, producing the protein MGPWRLPLLVAALAGCLLPARGCVMCDPNVVEALNSLETDYLPGHLEAKHHKNVMKRVKQAVEAFKDLPIDEDSYMGVVDEATLEKAAWSLLKDLKRITDSDVKGELFVKELLWTLHLAKANFASYAAQFQKAAFCPNKCGLMLQPLIWCSTCQKQVHSCRKSSNCGGEKAGPSRRGWRKRGGARGEIKSLKRSETGDSQQEKAGRDQVEGGWERAQNRERASHSNRLFPERKVKVHQMEDMILDCELNWHKLSQGLTDYSFYRVWGNNSETLMSKGKEPTLTKTMVRPKDAGTYRCELGSVQSSPATIIYFHVTVLPKRIVEEIPSPNTETEDEVAPGEVTLDRPRTATTLQSQSPKPEKVLRSRLVGLLIWGFVVLIASVATV; encoded by the exons ATGGGGCCGTGGCGGCTCCCCCTCCTGGTGGCGGCTCTGGCCGGCTGCCTGCTTCCTGCCCGGGGCTGTGTCATGTGTGATCCAAACGTCGTGGAGGCGCTAAACTCCTTGGAGACGGATTACCTGCCTGGCCACCTGGAGGCCAAGCATCACAAAAACGTGATGAAAAGGGTAAAGCAGGCAGTGGAAGCTTTCAAGGACCTGCCGATTGACGAGGATTCCTATATGGGGGTCGTCG ATGAGGCCACACTGGAGAAGGCAGCTTGGAGTTTGCTGAAGGATCTGAAACGCATCACGGACAGTGATGTAAAAG GCGAGCTCTTCGTGAAGGAGCTGTTATGGACGTTGCACCTGGCAAAGGCTAACTTTGCCAGCTACGCTGCTCAGTTTCAAAAAGCGG CGTTTTGTCCCAACAAATGTG GTTTGATGTTGCAGCCTCTGATCTGGTGCAGTACCTGCCAGAAGCAGGTTCACTCTTGTCGAAAGTCCTCGAATTGCGGAGGTGAGAAAGCTGGGCCCAGCCGGAGGGGTTGGCGCAAGAGGGGCGGAGCCAGAGGAGAGATCAAGAGTCTAAAGAGGTCGGAGACTGGAGACAGCCAACAAGAAAAGGCGGGGCGAGACCAAGTGgaagggggttgggagagggCCCAGAACCGTGAAAGAGCATCCCACAGTAACCGCCTATTCCCAGAGCGCAAAGTCAAGGTCCATCAGATGGAAGATATGATCCTGGACTGTGAGCTCAACTGGCATAAACTCTCTCAAGGCCTGACCGATTACAGCTTTTACAGG GTTTGGGGGAACAATTCTGAGACCTTGATGTCCAAGGGGAAGGAGCCCACGCTGACCAAGACCATGGTGCGTCCAAAGGATGCAGGCACCTATCGCTGCGAGCTGGGCTCCGTGCAATCCAGTCCAGCCACGATCATCTATTTTCATGTCACAG TATTGCCCAAAAGAATCGTGGAGGAGATACCGTCACCAAACACTGAAACCGAGGATGAGGTGGCCCCAGGTGAGGTGACTTTGGATCGCCCCCGGACGGCCACAACCCTCCAGTCACAGTCTCCGAAGCCAGAGAAAGTACTGAGGAGCCGCCTGGTCGGGCTGCTGATCTGGGGCTTTGTCGTGCTGATAGCCAGTGTTGCCACCGTGTGA